In the Euphorbia lathyris chromosome 5, ddEupLath1.1, whole genome shotgun sequence genome, one interval contains:
- the LOC136230703 gene encoding glycosyltransferase 6-like, with product MTKLGFRIKPTDSFVYVCAFLFAFALICSFWSYAPTNIPLIRNHDRLNRLRSNFTHPNCPPNPPINLRSDPPNRTFYDDPHLSYSIEKPIKNWDRKRKEWFKHHPSFAAGAIDRVLVVTGSQPTPCQNPKGDHLLLRLFKNKVDYCRIHGYDIFYNNVLLHPKMNSFWAKLPVVKAAMLAHPEAEWIWWIDADALFTDMDFKLPLRRYDYKHHNMVVHGWGHLIYEDKSWTALNAGVFLIRNCQWSMDFMYKWANMGPISPDYHKWGPIQKSIFKDKLFPESDDQTALIYMLYEDKSLTEKIYLEGEYYFEAYWLGIVKTYNNVSEMYAETERDDVKLRRRHAEKVSEQYGEFREPHLKEAGIGKGGWRRPFITHFTGCQPCNGEHNPMYKGDSCLKGMIRALNFADNQILRNYGFVHPDLKDTNRVVETPFDYPERGAY from the coding sequence atgaCGAAACTTGGATTTCGAATCAAACCTACTGATAGCTTCGTCTATGTCTGTGCATTTCTCTTTGCTTTTGCACTTATCTGCTCCTTTTGGTCTTATGCCCCTACCAACATCCCTCTTATTCGTAATCACGATCGTCTTAACAGACTCCGTTCCAACTTCACTCATCCAAATTGTCCTCCAAATCCCCCTATTAATCTCCGATCTGATCCCCCTAACCGTACCTTCTATGACGATCCACATCTCAGCTATTCCATCGAGAAACCAATCAAAAATTGGGATAGGAAGAGAAAAGAATGGTTCAAACACCATCCTTCCTTTGCCGCCGGTGCAATTGATAGAGTCCTCGTCGTCACCGGATCACAACCGACTCCCTGTCAGAATCCTAAAGGTGATCATTTACTCTTAAGATTATTCAAAAACAAAGTAGATTACTGCAGAATCCACGGCTACGACATTTTCTACAACAATGTACTACTCCACCCTAAAATGAACAGTTTCTGGGCCAAACTTCCGGTGGTCAAGGCAGCAATGTTAGCTCATCCGGAGGCCGAGTGGATCTGGTGGATAGACGCCGACGCACTATTCACTGATATGGATTTCAAGCTACCATTACGACGGTACGATTACAAACACCACAACATGGTGGTTCACGGCTGGGGTCATCTGATCTACGAAGATAAAAGCTGGACGGCGTTAAACGCCGGTGTATTCCTGATCAGAAACTGTCAGTGGTCGATGGATTTCATGTATAAGTGGGCAAATATGGGCCCGATTAGTCCGGATTATCATAAATGGGGGCCGATTCAGAAATCGATATTCAAAGACAAACTATTCCCGGAATCGGACGATCAGACGGCATTGATATATATGTTGTATGAAGACAAGAGTTTGACAGAGAAGATATATTTGGAAGGGGAATATTACTTCGAAGCGTACTGGTTAGGGATAGTGAAGACGTATAACAACGTATCGGAAATGTATGCAGAAACAGAGAGGGATGATGTGAAGCTCCGGCGAAGGCATGCAGAGAAGGTAAGTGAACAATACGGTGAGTTTAGGGAACCACATTTGAAGGAAGCCGGAATTGGAAAAGGAGGATGGAGGAGGCCGTTTATAACACATTTTACGGGATGTCAACCGTGTAACGGAGAGCATAATCCGATGTATAAAGGGGATAGTTGCTTGAAAGGGATGATTAGGGCTTTGAATTTTGCAGATAATCAGATTCTGAGAAATTATGGATTTGTTCATCCTGATTTAAAAGATACTAATAGAGTTGTCGAAACTCCTTTCGATTATCCTGAAAGGGGAGCATATtga